The Oncorhynchus masou masou isolate Uvic2021 chromosome 6, UVic_Omas_1.1, whole genome shotgun sequence genome has a window encoding:
- the LOC135541582 gene encoding olfactory receptor class A-like protein 4 produces the protein MESPMPELRELEPVGVGLRVNTSPTQTAFYIILVLLGIVGNTTVIGVILDSVFKDPSGVRNSDIILMNMVLSNLLVSVLRNVLLVISDLGLELNSSRDGCHVLMGVWVWLRSVNVWSTLFLSAFHFQTLRRVAPPPGTVHGPRRPPKTLLISLGLIWFLNLIYAIPAHIYSTKGNKNSTETLMLVTSTTRPLLGCVWNFPSSYNGLAYATTSMVIHEILPIILMAITNLGSLYTLYTHGRTHNPAHMTQDAPVIKRIPAERRAAKVILALIMLFIGSWGTSIISINYFNYNRGLSAGFLLVIARFANTIFIAISPIVLAVGHRRLRAVVKSFLTH, from the exons atggagAGCCCAATGCCAGAGTTGAGAGAGTTGGAGCCTGTGGGTGTGGGGCTCCGTGTCAACACGTCTCCCACCCAGACCGCATTCTACATAATCTTGGTCCTACTGGGCATTGTCGGTAACACCACGGTGATTGGCGTGATCTTGGACAGCGTGTTCAAAGACCCCAGTGGAGTACGTAACTCAGATATCATCCTGATGAACATGGTCTTGTCCAACCTGCTGGTGTCTGTTCTGAGGAACGTCCTGCTGGTCATCTCTGACCTGGGGCTGGAG ctgaaCTCTTCCAGAGACGGGTGTCACGTCCTGATGGGGGTGTGGGTGTGGCTTCGCTCAGTCAACGTGTGGTCAACACTCTTCCTCAGTGCTTTCCACTTCCAGACACTGAGACGCGTGGCCCCTCCCCCTGGGACTGTTCACGGACCCCGCAGGCCCCCCAAGACCCTCCTGATTAGCCTGGGCCTCATCTGGTTCCTCAACCTGATCTATGCTATACCTGCACACATCTACTCTACCAAGGGGAACAAGAACAGCACAGAG acCCTGATGTTGGTCACCAGCACCACGCGCCCCCTGCTGGGCTGTGTGTGGAACTTCCCCTCCAGCTACAACGGCCTGGCATATGCCACCACCTCCATGGTGATCCACGAGATCCTGCCTATCATCCTGATGGCCATCACCAACCTGGGCTCCCTCTACACACTCTACACCCACGGCAGGACCCACAACCCAGCACACATGACCCAGGACGCGCCCGTCATCAAGAGGATACCGGCTGAGAGACGGGCTGCCAAG GTGATTCTAGCCCTCATCATGCTCTTCATTGGGTCTTGGGGAACCAGCATAATTTCTATAAACTACTTCAACTACAACCGAGGTTTGTCAGCTGGGTTCCTTCTGGTTATAGCTCGCTTTGCCAACACTATCTTCATCGCCATTTCACCCATTGTGCTGGCAGTGGGTCACCGGCGGCTGCGTGCTGTCGTTAAGTCTTTTCTTACTCACTGA
- the LOC135541980 gene encoding RNA polymerase II subunit A C-terminal domain phosphatase SSU72-like isoform X1 has product MPSHPLRVAVVCSSNQNRSMEAHNILSKRGFEVRSFGTGSHVKLPGPAPDKPNVYDFKTTYEQMYNDLVRKDKELYTQNGILHMLDRNKRIKSRPERFQSCKDQFDLVITCEERVYDQVLEDLSSREQETFTPVHVINVDIQDNHEEATLGAFLICELCQCIQHTDDMENEMDELLQEFEDKSNRPFLHTVCFY; this is encoded by the exons ATGCCGAGCCACCCGCTGCGCGTGGCGGTTGTGTGCTCGAGCAACCAGAACCGCAGCATGGAAGCGCACAACATCCTCAG CAAGCGAGGCTTTGAAGTTCGCTCTTTTGGGACAGGGTCCCATGTGAAGCTACCTGGTCCTGCACCGGACAAGCCCAATGTGTACGACTTCAAAACCACTTATGAACAGATGTACAACGACCTGGTCCGCAAGGACAAGGAGCT ATACACACAGAACGGAATCCTGCACATGCTGGACCGCAACAAGCGGATCAAGTCCCGACCGGAACGCTTCCAGAGCTGTAAGGACCAGTTTGACCTGGTCATCACCTGTGAGGAGAGGGTCTACGACCAAGTGCTAGAGG ACCTGAGCTCTCGGGAGCAGGAGACTTTCACGCCGGTTCACGTCATCAACGTGGACATCCAGGACAACCACGAGGAGGCCACACTTGGGGCTTTCCTCATCTGTGagctgtgtcagtgt aTCCAGCACACGGATGATATGGAAAACGAGATGGATGAGCTGCTGCAGGAGTTTGAGGACAAGAGCAACAGGCCTTTCCTCCACACTGTCTGCTTCTACTGA
- the LOC135541980 gene encoding RNA polymerase II subunit A C-terminal domain phosphatase SSU72-like isoform X2, protein MHHLQRTFSKRGFEVRSFGTGSHVKLPGPAPDKPNVYDFKTTYEQMYNDLVRKDKELYTQNGILHMLDRNKRIKSRPERFQSCKDQFDLVITCEERVYDQVLEDLSSREQETFTPVHVINVDIQDNHEEATLGAFLICELCQCIQHTDDMENEMDELLQEFEDKSNRPFLHTVCFY, encoded by the exons ATGCATCACCTACAACGTACTTTCAG CAAGCGAGGCTTTGAAGTTCGCTCTTTTGGGACAGGGTCCCATGTGAAGCTACCTGGTCCTGCACCGGACAAGCCCAATGTGTACGACTTCAAAACCACTTATGAACAGATGTACAACGACCTGGTCCGCAAGGACAAGGAGCT ATACACACAGAACGGAATCCTGCACATGCTGGACCGCAACAAGCGGATCAAGTCCCGACCGGAACGCTTCCAGAGCTGTAAGGACCAGTTTGACCTGGTCATCACCTGTGAGGAGAGGGTCTACGACCAAGTGCTAGAGG ACCTGAGCTCTCGGGAGCAGGAGACTTTCACGCCGGTTCACGTCATCAACGTGGACATCCAGGACAACCACGAGGAGGCCACACTTGGGGCTTTCCTCATCTGTGagctgtgtcagtgt aTCCAGCACACGGATGATATGGAAAACGAGATGGATGAGCTGCTGCAGGAGTTTGAGGACAAGAGCAACAGGCCTTTCCTCCACACTGTCTGCTTCTACTGA
- the LOC135541981 gene encoding transmembrane protein 240-like, with protein MNALLDRFHNYILPHLRGEDHVCHCNCGRHHVHYVIPYDGDQSLVDSADNYFVSDSVTKQELDLMLGLLLGCLLSWLLLCLDGALHAALRRWRAKQHHDAFSWSWVPRFCNLGRRVHMRKLEDSSGNMVHIKQKLYHNGNPSPCHL; from the exons ATGAACGCGCTACTGGACCGCTTTCACAACTATATTTTACCACATTTACGAGGGGAGGATCACGTCTGCCATTGCAACTGTGGAAG GCACCATGTACACTATGTGATCCCGTATGATGGGGACCAGTCTCTGGTTGACTCTGCAGATAACTACTTTGTGAGTGACAGTGTGACCAAGCAGGAGCTGGACCTGATGTTGGGGCTGCTGCTGGGCTGCCTCCTCAGCTGGCTGCTGCTGTGCCTGGATGGGGCGCTGCACGCTGCCCTCAGACGTTGGAGGGCCAAACAGCACCATG ATGCGTTCTCCTGGTCATGGGTTCCCCGTTTCTGTAACCTGGGGAGAAGGGTGCACATGAGAAAGCTAGAGGACTCAAGTGGGAACATGGTGCACATTAAGCAGAAGCTGTACCACAATGGAAACCCCAGCCCATGCCACCTCTGA